GCAAATAATAGCATATTATATCGAAATATTCACTCACTCATAACAGAATCTAATTAAACCTGGGCTGTTGATGTCAAGATCCAGGCCATTAACTACTGCATAGCCCTCGTTCAGATCAGGGTCTTCGTATTCACTCAGCAGCTCCCCAGCTTTCAAACGCCTGTCGCCGGTGGCCAGGATGCTTTCAGTGAAGTCAGATGACCAGTTAGGCATTTTGCAGATCCAATCGAGATGCCAGTGCTCCATATTGTATTGTAGGATAACGTGAGATATTCTCGGGCATTGCTGTATTTTACTTCTCATCATTAGGCTTCCTCCAGCGGCGTACGAAAATAGGTTTAAGGCGTCATGCATAATGATAAGCGAATACCACATGCAGAGAAATAGGCTGCCCGCATTGGTGCCTGGCAGTAGTCAATATAGCCCAACCTCGCAGGCTCCATCTACTTAAAGTATCTATTCTATCACATATCTGCATCGAATACATGCTCATACCTCGCTTACTTTGCTTAATCAGCTACAAATACAGAATGCACATCCTCGACTACTACATGGATTTCACCGGCAAAATCATCAGCACTGGAGACAAGCGCTACTTCGTCGAGAAGCAGCTAAACGAAGTCATCAATCCCCAGCTCGCCCAATGCCACGTCCTCACGCTAGCGTACGACATGGAGACTTCGAATCCAGTTATGATCAAGATTCGCTACGAGTAAGCCCCTCCCTCTCCCTTCCCTATGCGTTTGAGAAGCCCTCCTCACTAACAAATGCCACAGCCTAAACCCAGAACCCTTCGACATCCACGACCCCTCAAGCCACAAAGAAATAACCGATGAAGACTtcctcgatgaagtcaaatGTATCTGGTACCTTAGCTTGCTTGGTCATGGACCACGGTATATCAAGTATGTCACTGCCAGCGCCAGTGCGGAGTTCCCGTATCCTGAGGGGcgggttttttttttggttacGGATAGGGTTCCTGGGGAGAATGTGGATGAGATTCGGGGGGAGTTGTCTGATGCGCAGGTTGAAAGTATTGGGGTGCAGCTTGGGTATATTCTTGAGTATGTTGCTTACCCCGGGAATAGAGATTCTTGATGTGTGATGTGATATATGGCTAACAAAGATAGTAGGGCGCTGGGACAAATGAACATCCTTTTGTACGATCAGGATCCGAATTGTCTGCGGTATGATATGCAAAATGGCAAACTGTGGGTACCTTCCTCTCCCATCCTTTTGCCTTATTATCTGTTAGGGCTTCTACTGACAAGTTCAAGGTACTTCATCGACCTATCCTACATGTGCTTCGGCCATCCTAAGGATGCCAACAGCAAAAAGACAGACCATGTTCAATATCTGGCAGGATGGACTAGTGAAGATAACCGAGTCTTGTGGGTTCGACGGTATCCAGGAATGGGCTGTTAATCGGGACAGAAAGGCGAGGGTTATGAGGCTGGAGGAACAGGGTGTTTTGTGCCTTTGAGCTGTcggttgattggtttgatGCGTGGCATGCTTGTGTGAGTGTGTGCGTGTTACTTATCTCGGTCTTTTGTGGTTTAAAAATGGAATACGATTGATCGGTCTCTTTACTACTGTAGAAACAACCACGCAAATGTAGGACTACAGTACGACGATAAGAATTTGAAAGAGAAATCTAATATTCAAAATCAACAAACTTGGTATCAATCTGTTTAAAAATGTTATGTACAAACAATAGGGCACCGCAACTTATCCGGAAAATTTGAAGGACTCCCGAGTTACAGAATAACCCACTCGCATCGTGATTCATATCCTCGTGCCTCATTAGAATTTACCAGGCAAGGTCAGAAACAAATAAAGAGTAGgaacagaaaaggaaaaggtaTAAGTTCAAAAATCAAATCAATGGCATATCGACCATATTCACATAATCAACATTGTCATCCTTGCACTCAACCCGGTCATGGCAGGTCCCAAAAATACGGTCCCAGAGCCGAGTCTGCTTGCCATAGTTGTGGCTCTTCCTCCATCCCTTGCGGTGGTGGATATCGTGGTCCTCAATGATTAATTCGGCGTCGAAAATCTTTAAGAACCACGAGAGCGTCGATGGCGGGATGGCATGCAAACGAAGACCACTGTGGCCAGCGAGCTCAGCGAACATGACGTACATATGGCAGAACCACCACTCGTAGAAACCCATCGGCAGACCCACGGCCTTGAGTGTGAAGTATGTCATCAGCGGGATACCGGCGATGTCGAAGAACTCTTGTTCGTGGTCTGCGTACAGGGTGAGAAGCGGGTTGGGATGCTTGGTGAGGTGGTGCGTGCGATGGTACTGCCAGAGGCCATTCACGTCATGCATCAATCTGTGGTACCAGTAGAACCAGAAGTCGAGGATGATGCCGTAGAGGCCGATCTCGAGCGGAAGCCAGAACCAGCTGATGGTGTCTGGGGTCTGGCTGGTGCGGTAGCTAAGGAAAACGGACATCATAGGACGGAATGTAGACGTTGAGACAAGCGAGTGCACGACCTTCGCCACGCCAACGTCCGGCACGCCATCACGTTCGTGCTTATCCCCGTCGAGGAAACCGTAGATGTGCCCTAGGCGGCGGAGCACTTGTAACTCATGGATGGCGGTTAACTTGAACGCGATCatgttgtcacaggctgcgcctgtagaataaatgatatgttattcggagagatgatcggaggggttaccagactacctaccccgcacggcgtacatttgtatataaagctgtccgatcggacatccgttctcctgttcttcaacgaaatcttttgtgtgatagctagtcattagcactacgggcttagcccttaacattAGATTtcgttcctttcctttcctatcGGCGGCTCAATCGTGCGATAGTGGGATCGACCGAGAATAGTATAATCAcgcacgacgagaaccacgacgataaccacgacgataaccacgacgataaccacgacgataaccacgacgataaccacgacgataaccacgacgacaaGAACTATTGCTCTACTATATACAACAGCAACTGGCTAGAACTCATGCCCACATATGAAGCCCCTACCATTAGCGATCACGAAGAATCCGCACTGAGCGCTGAACCGGAAACTACAGACTCACAGGAGACCCCAAGCACTATGAGCCAAAGCAATGATAGCAATAGTGTGCACCAGCGCCCCCGACAAATCCTACCGGATCCTGAGGTGTTTAAGGGAGATATTGCTTCCTATCAGAACTTCAAGCATCTCCTGAAAGCGAAGCTCCATGTTGACAGGAAGGCCCTGGGAGGTCCTTACGAATGCCTCTGGTATGCCTATGGACGATTGTCTGGCAATGCAGCTAGCCATATTCTTCCATGGATGATTGCCAACGCTGATTCGCCCACTATGGTAAACGACGATACAGTGACCAAACTCTTCGAACATCTTGATTTCAACTATATGGATAAGGAGCTCCAGAGGAAGGCTATGTACAACCTCAGCACATTGAAACAAGGCAACAAAACCATCAATGAACTGCTTGCAACCTTTGACCGTTATCTGATGGAGGCTGGCCAACAGAACCAGCCCGACAATATGAAGATTTTTTGGTTGGAAAACACCCTCAATGATGATATATTCAATCGGCTTGTTAACGCGCCTACCTGCAAAACATTTAGCGAATACTGTGTTCAACTCCAGGGTATCTATGATAGGCATCAGAAATACCAACAGCGCTCTGCAGAACACCGACGTCCCCCTAATCGACGGACAACTACACCCatgtttcctcctccagcaacCTCCCCCACAGCTACTTCTACCCAAGGAGACCCCATGGACTGGGAGCCCACCATTTCTCGTGCCCGAAACCCCCAACGCAAGCGGGCTCGATGGGTCAGTGGCAAAGAGATTGAGCGCCGGAAGCAGGAGGGATGCTGTTTCCGATGCGGCTCTGCTGGTCATCAGATTAGCCAGTGCCCATTTCTCCCTGCACAACGTCCTACACCTAGGGTTGCTGAATTCACTGCAGAGGATGTCACAGATGCTGTCCTGGATGACACTCAAGCCACACCAGTGCCTGATGTACCTTCGGGAAAAGCCTAACTCCTGTGCAAAGTCGCCCACAGGAGTCAGAGCTAGATCGGTTACAGAGATATTGGCGTACCTTCAATCAAAACGTTCACTTCAATGGTCCCCCACTGCTAGTTAGCTCCttagtcaatggaaagaGCAATTGCAAAACATTAGCAGATTCTGGTTGTACAACATATGGTATCATATCTGAACGCTACGCCTCACGTCACCGATTACAgcgcatatccatctcccccgGAGCATGCGAGGATTTGATGGTCCACGAGATGGTCTAATCACAGAAGTCGCCTATTTTTCTATGGACGTTGGTGGGAATAAACAACAGGaaatgtatgcatacattGTTCCCCGcattgatggtgaagacCTCATTCTTGGCCTACCTTGGCTTTACCACCAAGGAGTGTCCATTATTGCACACAGCCCCCTGGGTGTACCTGCTCTACGTCTGGCCAATGGTGATCACGTCCCCTCGCTGCAGCATGAACCAGACATGGAGATCCATCAGGTCAGCGCTCAATCATTCAGGGTCTGGATGGATCGCCGCAAGAAAAACCATAGTGTACAGATATTTACTGCCAGCATGCGGGATATTGAGAAGGCCCTAGAGGTTAAACATCACTCTGACCCTAGAGAAAAGCTACCCAAGCAGTATCATGCCTGGTTAGAAGTGTTTGAACGGAAGAAGGCGGACACCTTGCCCCCACACCGTGGACCACAGGTGGATCACAAAATTGAGTTAGtagggaaggatgagaagggaaGCACACCTGAACCCCCCTGGGGTCCACTATACAACATGTCCCGGGGAGAGCTCCTTGTACTGCGGAAAACCCTGCGGGAACTCTTGGACAAGCagttcatacgtgttagtgattcccctgcagctgcaccagtcctatttgtcaagaaacctgggggtggcttgcgattttgttgTGACTATCGTGCCCTTAATGCAATCTCCAAGAAGGACCGATATCCACTACCCCTGATTAATGAGACTTTGGAGCGTATTGGAAAAGCTAGATGGTTTACCAAGCtggatgttattgccgcCTTCCATAAGATCCGCATTGCGAAGGGATATGAATGGTTAACTGCATTCCGCACACGTTTTGGCCTCTTTGAATGGCTAGTCACACCTTTCGGCCTCGCCAATGCACcaagcaccttccaacgctatgtgaACTGGACTCTACAGGAattccttgatgaatttgtgtCTGCATACCTAGATGACATCCTAGTTTTCTCCTCTGGATCCCTTCAGGACCACTGTGAAAAAGTCTCCAAAGTCCTGCAACGGCTCAAGGATGCTGGTCTTCAGCTTGATATTGACaagtgcgaatttgaagtacaATCCACCAAGTACCTGGGCTttattattgaggcaggcaAAGGCATCCGCATGGACCCTGCCAAATTATCAGCTATCAAGGATTGGGCAGCCCCAACCAGTGTACAGGGGGTGCGTTCCTTCCTAGGGTTCGCCAATTTTTATCGACGGTTCATACGAAACTTTGCAAATATCACAGCACCACTCACTTCACtcaccaagaaggaagcaaaATTCACATGGAATTCAGACGCTGACAAGGCTTTCAACCAGCTCAAGGAGATGTTTACCACTGCACCTATCTTAacgcaatttgatccagaccgcgctacagtggtagaggctgactcctctggctgggctactggtggtgtattgtcccaatatgatgacaatggggtACTGCGCCCAtgtgccttcttctcaaaaaagaactcacctgcagaatgcaactatgagatccatgacaaggagttgctagcaatcatcaattgtttgaaggaatgggaatcagagctcattaGCACACCCAAGTTCATCATTATCACTGATCATAAGAATCTCCGCTATTTTATGAAGCTGCGACGCCTTAATGAACGACAGATGCGCTGGGCAGATATATTGAGCCGCTATGACTTCTACCTCCAGTACCGACCTGGGAAACTTGCCCTTACTCCTGACGCCCTATCTCGCCGAGATCAAGACATGCCCAATGACCCAGGTGATGAACGACTGCAGATGCGAGAGAAGCGCCTCTTGGACCCTAATGCATTTGTTGAGACCAGTGAATGCACCATATGCTGTGTGTCAGCTGTACAGGTCGACAAGTCCATTCAAATCCTACCAATCCATACTAGTAATGGAActacagaaaatgaaaacacCACCTCAGATCTTGAACAGCAATGGAGCCATGCAGAAGCTGAGGATACCACTATGCCCATACTTTGTGATGCCATCCGTGCAGGATTACCTCATTTCCCTCCTGAATTGGGAATCCGGGTCTCAATTGGCGAATGTGAATTAGACTCTGATGGTCGGATCCTCTTTCGCAAACGACGATGGGTTCCCAATAATGAACCTTTACGAACAAGATTAATgcaagaagcccatgacTCCCCACTGTCTGGGCATCCAGGTAGCACTGCACTATATAGTCtacttgctcgacaacttttCTGGCCCAATATGAGTGCAGATGTGAAACGTTTTGTCAAGAATTGTGACCAATGTGGAGCTACCAACATATGGCGAGATCGACGACAAGGACTGCTGAAACCCTTACCTATCCCAGATCGCAAATGGCGTGAACTCTCCATGGATTTTATAGAAGGACTGCCAGAGTCAAATGGTTACAGTGCTATCCTGGTGATAGTAGACCGCCTCACAAAAGGGACTATCCTAATCCCTTGTGCAAGGACAGGAAGTGACTACATTGTACCAAAGTTCCTGCAGCATGTTGTGGCATACCATGGCCTCCCAGCTGCTATCACCTCTGATCGCGGCTCACAGTTTGTGGGTGAACTCTGGGAACGCATGTGTAGCCTCCTCAAGATCAATCGACGCCTATCCACTGCCTACCACCCCCAAACTGATGGGCAAACAGAGCGCATGAATGCAGTTGTTGAGAGCTATCTCCGTAACTTTTGCAACTTTGCACAGGACAACTGGTCAGAAATCCTACCTATGGCGCAGCTTGCAATTGCCAACCAGACTGCAGCTTCTACTGGGTTCAGCCCCTTTTTCCTTGACCATGGGTTCCACTTGGAGACACTTCAACTAGTTGAACCAGTCACTgaagaactccaacaatCATCCAGTGGGTCTGCAGGTGCACGAATAGCTGACAAACTCAAGAATGCATTGGAGGTCGCTCAAAGTGAGTTAgctgcagcccaggaacGACAGGAACAATATGCCAACCGTTACCGAAACCTTGCACCACACtacaagcctggtgataaagtTTGGCTCGCCCTGCATAATATCCGAACAAGCCgtcccagcaagaagcttgatgtgCGCCAGGCCAAATATACCATCCTAGCACAGATTAGCCCGTATGCCTACCGACTGAACACACCAGAGGGTATCCAccctgtcttccatgttgacctcctccggccagcagcaaacaaCCCCTTTCCCAGTCAGCGCAATGACGACTATCAGCCCCCAGCTGTGCTTGTtgacggcgaggaagaataccAGGTGGAGCGTATACTGGACTACCGACAGATCCGCCGTGGACGGGGATTTCAGCGACAATACCTAGTGAAATGGACCGGTTATCTACATCCTGAATGGACTGCTGCGCACAACATGGAGAATACCGCCGCACTGGATGAATGGGAGCAACGCCACGGAAGCCAGAGCcctgtgagggatggggatgattcttaggaggggggtgttgtcacaggctgcgcctgtagaataaatgatatgttattcggagagatgatcggaggggttaccagactacctaccccgcacggcgtacatttgtatataaagctgtccgatcggacatccgttctcctgttcttcaacgaaatcttttgtgtgatagctagtcattagcactacgggcttagcccttaacacaTGTAGAAGATGAACGCGGCGATCGGGCCCAGGTTGTTCCCTGTGAACCTGACGTATGCATGGTGGATGACGAGCGGGATGAACGAGTGGACGAGGACCCAGCGGTGGAGTTGCCAGTCGCGGATGTGGGGCACTTTGTCTTGCTTGGAGTGAATGGGCACTTCCTTGTCGAGGGCTGTTGGGTGGATGCCCAGTACTTCATAGAACCAATGGAATATGGTCCAGTCGCTGCGATTGGTGCGGCGCCAGGTCGATTTCATCGAGTCCTTGGGGTTGCGTTTTGCCTCCATGGTGGAGTAGTGTTGCTTGTCTCTTCTGCGCCTTCGATATGTGGTGTAGTGAAAGCAGGCTATCGTCTTGGGAGAGTTGAAGGAGTGAAGTAATGAGGTCAAGTCCAGGCTTTAATATACCCCCATATCGGCCCCAGTTCCGGACTTCCCAGACGCATGTGAAGAGAATAAAActaaaaaaggaaagagaaaagaaacagtGTCTGAATACACCAAATCAAGCGTCTCTGCGCGCCTCCGGACTCTTTAACCAACCCACAACCAGTCCCTCTCCGGACACTATGCAGATCGTCCTCAGCCAAAACACGAATAACATCCCCCTGACCCAACAATGTTGGGGACCGAGACTCCCCCTTGGACCACTCAAAAGCAGACCCGAAAAACAGTCATCCAAACTTTGAATCTTAACGGGGGAAGAACGCCCCCCATACCTCGGCCACCAACACAGTTAGGCACATATGACGTTGCGAACTGCATACTGTATCTGATCTGGATAAGTCATTAATGTCGTGTTCCAAACCGGAATTGGCTGCAAACTCATTATTCATTCGCCTTTTCTGTCAGATTCGCTTCGGTTCAAGAATGACTTCAACATTTTCGGAGCGGATCCGCGGCACCATGGTTGCCCGAAATGGAAAGACTTGCGAGACTCAAAAGTAAAGCATGGTCACATGATATATCACGTGTTGGTCATATGTGGTCATGTGACTTGCGCGCAGTACTAGGACTATGGCTCTAAGACCAATCATGGTTTACTGCTACATGAACAGGTTGACAACTTTGCTTGACTCATGGTCATCTGTGTCATATGGCTGTAGGCAACCGGGTTGATTTGTTGGGATCACATGTGGTCGATTCCGGAGTATGGAGTACCTCCTAGGGCTAACGCGTCATACTCGAAACAATCATAACCCATGATCTATTTTCCATTTTGATAAGATGGGCTTTCTATCTATTATATTgaagaaaacgaagaaaaCGGCACAGCATCTACAACATTATATGGGCTTCGCTTACAGATTATGCACGACAGACTACGGAATACGGGCCATGTGAATTGCCGGCATATTGGTATCTTCACCACTGGCGATAATCCTTGAGAATCGAATCATGAGATACAGGAAAGACAGCTACCGAGGCCCAAAAATTACAAAATAGTACTGTTGGTCGAATGTGCTGTTGAGGCTGTGGTGCCAACTCATTGGCGAGCAGACTGCCAAATCATAAATCGGATTGAGGCTGTAACTACCATTTAGAATACAGAGCACCATTGTATATGTAAAAAGATAAATAAATTGCATCAAAACCATATCCGTAACGCCGTGGGGAATCCAAAAGCTATGCTATGCTATAATACAGAACCAGACCAAGCCACCAATGCTATGCAATGCTATTCTATGCACCAAAAAGCAAGTTCAAAACAtcgacaccaacaccaaaaGAGCCAACTTATTGAGGCGTAGCTGTCGCCTTAGAAGAGCCGTTTGTCTGTGTAGCCTTAGCTGTAGACGTAGTAGCCTTAGTTATAACCGTAGTAGCCTTGGCTGTAGCCGTGGCTTGCTTATTGCCGCTCTTCTTGTCGTTGTTGCCGTTCTTGCTAGCAACGGGCCATCCGTTGTCATAGTCGAGGTAGTTCCAACCAAGCTGAGCTTGAGCGTGCTTGAAGCCAACTCTGGTGTCCACTGGAGAAAATGTTAGCTTTGTACCGGTGTTCTTTTGCAGACGGGCCAACTTACAATAGTGGTAGTAGAGGACGTCGCGGCGCTGGCCGTTACCAGGGAGAACACCCAGACCACCAGGAGCGTAGGTAAGACCATGGTTGGAGGCGTAGACGGTAGTACCACCACCTTTGCGAAGGTCGTTGCCGTCCTTGTCCTCGAAGGGTCCACTGATGTTCTTGGAACGGCCGACACGGATGTGGTACTCGTCGCCCTTCTTGGGGAATCCATTCTCGAAGTCGCAGCACTTGCCCTGGCTGAACCACATGTAGTAGTAGCCGTCGTGGAAGCTCATCCAGGATCCTTCCTCGGGTCTGTTGTCGCGGTTCGGCATGAAGGTGAGCTGCGTGGCCTTGAGGTTCTCGATCCCCTTGACCTGGTTCTTTTTGTTGTCGTTCTTATTGTTCTTGTCgttcttgcccttcttcttggaAACCTCAATAGTGGTGTTCGTATTGTACTTGACAGACAGCAGGTCATCCTCCAGCTCGACCTGCCAAAGGTTGTGCCAGTAGCTGCCGTAGTTCAAGTACGGAGTCTTGGTCTTCTGGTCGACGATGAAGGACGGGTCAATCGCGTTGGTCACATTGTACGGTGATCCCTGGTTGTCATTGCCAGTCACGACCAAGCTGCCATGGTCTGTCCAGGAACCCTTGGTGATGTCCTCAGTAGAAGCAACACCAATAGCACTCTTCCGGCTTCCAGCCTGACTGAGCGAGTAGAAGCAGTAGAACTTGCCCTTGTACTCGACGGTAGTAGGGGCCCAGGGACGAGTTGCGTTTGGGCGATCGGGAATGATGCTGTCTTTGGAGAGGACGGTTCCGACTTCCTTCCAGGGACCGCTCAGGTCGGTTGCCTTGTAGTAGGGGATGTGCACGCCGCCCTTGAACATGTAGAAGGTGTTGTCGTGTTCGAGGATGTTGGGGTCGTGTGCTGTGATGTTGCCGGCATTTGGCATGGGGTATTTATCAGTGTGGTCGAATACTGATGCCAGATTCCCGACTTTGAGGTTGGGGGATATCTGTACGGCGGGAGGGAGGGCCATGACCCATTGGCAGAGGATTGCCAAAGGCAGGAGATATGTGAAGAAGGAAAGCATTTGGACTGCGCAATTCCAAGTTGAAGAGATAAAATAGATAGAAAGGTAATAGATGAGATAGAATGTAGAATAGTTTTGATTTTATAGTATCGTTGTTGTctttgtctggtgtggataAGTATCCTCCTTGCAGGAACCTGGACCATACTTATATCCATTTCGACCAGAGAGCTTTTGCAATGCACCCAACAAGGCCGATTGCTATACAGACTGCTGAGGCTGACCCTGTTCATGCAATTGCTAttgtttgcttttgctgACACTCAGGCGTATGGCCCATCGCATCGCAGCCTCTGGGGGCCAAGCACAGCCCACGCTAGCAAAGTccacaaccaccaacatGCGCATAAGCCCAATCGGTCAAAATGGGACTAGTACCCGACGGTCGCATTTCCTTTGAGGCTCTCATGGTCAAATTCCCCACAGGAATAAAGGGAGAGATCGTATTGAGTGCGTTGTCGATGTTTGTATCGCTGCTGTCAATAAGGCTTACCACACCGCCCCAGGCAGGGTCCAGGGCATAGGATCCGAAAACA
This region of Aspergillus chevalieri M1 DNA, chromosome 4, nearly complete sequence genomic DNA includes:
- a CDS encoding sterol desaturase family protein (COG:S;~EggNog:ENOG410PKRT;~InterPro:IPR006694;~PFAM:PF04116;~TransMembrane:1 (o74-95i);~go_function: GO:0005506 - iron ion binding [Evidence IEA];~go_function: GO:0016491 - oxidoreductase activity [Evidence IEA];~go_process: GO:0008610 - lipid biosynthetic process [Evidence IEA];~go_process: GO:0055114 - oxidation-reduction process [Evidence IEA]), producing the protein MIAFKLTAIHELQVLRRLGHIYGFLDGDKHERDGVPDVGVAKVVHSLVSTSTFRPMMSVFLSYRTSQTPDTISWFWLPLEIGLYGIILDFWFYWYHRLMHDVNGLWQYHRTHHLTKHPNPLLTLYADHEQEFFDIAGIPLMTYFTLKAVGLPMGFYEWWFCHMYVMFAELAGHSGLRLHAIPPSTLSWFLKIFDAELIIEDHDIHHRKGWRKSHNYGKQTRLWDRIFGTCHDRVECKDDNVDYVNMVDMPLI
- a CDS encoding C2HC-type zinc finger protein (COG:S;~EggNog:ENOG410PZ3X;~InterPro:IPR036875,IPR001878;~go_function: GO:0003676 - nucleic acid binding [Evidence IEA];~go_function: GO:0008270 - zinc ion binding [Evidence IEA]), coding for MPTYEAPTISDHEESALSAEPETTDSQETPSTMSQSNDSNSVHQRPRQILPDPEVFKGDIASYQNFKHLLKAKLHVDRKALGGPYECLWYAYGRLSGNAASHILPWMIANADSPTMVNDDTVTKLFEHLDFNYMDKELQRKAMYNLSTLKQGNKTINELLATFDRYLMEAGQQNQPDNMKIFCEYCVQLQGIYDRHQKYQQRSAEHRRPPNRRTTTPMFPPPATSPTATSTQGDPMDWEPTISRARNPQRKRARWVSGKEIERRKQEGCCFRCGSAGHQISQCPFLPAQRPTPRVAEFTAEDVTDAVLDDTQATPVPDVPSGKA
- a CDS encoding uncharacterized protein (COG:S;~EggNog:ENOG410PKRT); the protein is MEAKRNPKDSMKSTWRRTNRSDWTIFHWFYEVLGIHPTALDKEVPIHSKQDKVPHIRDWQLHRWVLVHSFIPLVIHHAYVRFTGNNLGPIAAFIFYMC
- a CDS encoding arabinan endo-1,5-alpha-L-arabinosidase (CAZy:GH43;~COG:G;~EggNog:ENOG410PUHR;~InterPro:IPR023296,IPR006710;~PFAM:PF04616;~SECRETED:SignalP(1-20);~go_function: GO:0004553 - hydrolase activity, hydrolyzing O-glycosyl compounds [Evidence IEA];~go_process: GO:0005975 - carbohydrate metabolic process [Evidence IEA]) — translated: MLSFFTYLLPLAILCQWVMALPPAVQISPNLKVGNLASVFDHTDKYPMPNAGNITAHDPNILEHDNTFYMFKGGVHIPYYKATDLSGPWKEVGTVLSKDSIIPDRPNATRPWAPTTVEYKGKFYCFYSLSQAGSRKSAIGVASTEDITKGSWTDHGSLVVTGNDNQGSPYNVTNAIDPSFIVDQKTKTPYLNYGSYWHNLWQVELEDDLLSVKYNTNTTIEVSKKKGKNDKNNKNDNKKNQVKGIENLKATQLTFMPNRDNRPEEGSWMSFHDGYYYMWFSQGKCCDFENGFPKKGDEYHIRVGRSKNISGPFEDKDGNDLRKGGGTTVYASNHGLTYAPGGLGVLPGNGQRRDVLYYHYLDTRVGFKHAQAQLGWNYLDYDNGWPVASKNGNNDKKSGNKQATATAKATTVITKATTSTAKATQTNGSSKATATPQ